Below is a genomic region from Nitrososphaerota archaeon.
CCTTAAAACCTTCTAACGCATCGTTATCGTAAAGAATTTTCAACTCAACACCAACTTTTCTACCCATAACACTATCATGCAACCTAAAACATTGAGCAGAGTATAATCTCAACTGGACACTGTTTACCTCCCAAACCCCTTCTTAAATGCCTCGAGCAAACACATCAAAAAGTCGATGCTTCTTTCCATCTTCTCCAACCTTGTCACTAGAACAATAATTCCGCTCCAAGTCTGTCCCAGATGGCCGCTATCTCTTTCGCAACATCACATTCCGGAGAATATTCAACTATCGCTTTTCCATTGACCATAGCCTCCGTAACCACAGGATTGAAAGGTATGTTACCAACAACTTCCACACCATTCTCCTCGCAGAACGTAGAAATTTTAGAGGCATTATCCATATTTACATCATACATATTCACGCAAGCGAAGGGTCGAACATTGAAGTATCTTAGGAGCTGTAGCGCTCTTTCTAAGTCGTGAATACCCGACATCGTAGGCTCGGTTACCACTAAAGCTGCATCTACGCCTGTAACGGAAGCTATGACTGGGCAGCCGATTCCAGGCGGGCCGTCAATAATTATGAGACTGCTTCCCTCTTTTTCAGCCAACAGTTTGGCATTCTGCCTAACCACCGTCGCAAGTTTCCCAGAGTTCGATTCACCTGGGTTAAGTAGGGCGTGAACCATAAACCCATATTTTATCTTTGAGATGTAGGCGTAGCCCGAAATTCTTTCAGTTAATGATACAGCTTTTACCGGACAGACGATTGTGCAGACGCCACATCCTTCACAGGAGAAAGGATTCACCGTGAGGTCTTGGGTTATGGCGTCGAATCGGCATTTTTCTCTGCAGATGTCGCATTTAACACATTCCATTTCGTCGATAACCGCTATTTTCGAACCCCTAAACTCTTTTGTTTCGAGGACTTCTGGATGCAAAAGCATGTGAAGATCTGGAGCATCAACATCGCAGTCTGCGACCACAGCTTTTTTCGCCAGAACAGCGAAGGCTGCGGTTATGGTTGTTTTGCCCGTTCCACCCTTCCCGCTTAAAATTGTTATTTGTTTCAACTGCCCACCAACCCCTTAATGTCTTCAAATAATTCTTGGAATCTATCGGCCCACTCGGGCATTTCTAAGCTGAATGGAACTCCTCTCGAGTAAAGCTCTGCAATCTTTCTCAGATAAGGGATTTCAAGCAGAACCGGTATACCTTTTCCCTTACAGTATTCATAAACTTTCTTGTCGCCTATTCCAGCCCGGTTAACCACAACACCGTGGGGAATCCTCATATCCTCTAAAACTTTAACAGTTATCTTCAAGTCATGAAGCCCGAATGGTGTCGGTTCGGTTACAAGAATACAGAAGTCGCTGCCCTTAACCGTTTCAACCACGGGGCAGCTTGTTCCAGGTGGGGCATCTAAAATAACATTTCTGCTCTTATCCAGACGCTTTTTCACCTCTCTAATTAATGGGCCAGCCATCGGTTCGCCAACTTCAAGCTCGCCGAAAACAATCTTTAAATCGTCTGTGAAGCCCTCTTTAATAACCCCGATCCTATTTTTTCCTTCCTCAATAGCTTTTTTAGGGCATATTAAGATGCATCCTCCGCAGCCGTGGCAGAGTTCTGGAAATACTAAAATTCTTTCTAGAAGGGCTAGAATGGCGTTGTATTGGCAGAAAGCCGCACATTTTCCACAATAATCGCATAACTCCTCCTTCACGAAGGGAACAAGTCTACAGACCGGCTCTGCGCGGGTTATTTCTGGATTTAGAAGCAAGTGGGCATTTGGTTCTTCAACATCACAATCCACTAATTGGGCATTTCCTATGGAGATTGCCAAGTTAACCGCTACAGAAGTTTTGCCTGCGCCACCTTTTCCACTCGCAACAGCCACTATCACAACAATTTACCTTCTTCGTTGCTTATTTTGAACACTTTTAGTGGCTAATTCAGCGCAGCCACCTTCTTAGAAAGCTTTCCGTAATTATTTTTCTGGAACACCCACGAAAGCTTCATCTTTATCGGTGGCGTGCGTGGTGGCAACCTTCTGTTAACTCTTCAAGCTTATCCTGTCTGTATGCTTCGACGACATCTTTAACCGTGTCTGCGCTGGCTCTCAAGATGGCTATCCCTGCTTCTTGAAATATGCTTAGCGCTCTAGGGCCCATTCCGTAGGTGATTACTACGTTCGGACCAAGTTGTAGAATGCGGTCTGCGGGTCTTCCGAATCCGCCGAAGTGCTCGCCTTCATTTGGCACCACTTGAACGTTTAGTATATTGCCCTCCTCCAATTCAACGATTATAAAGTAGGGGGCTCTGCCAAAATGCTCCGACAATCTAGCGTTAAGCCCATTTCCATCTTCAGCCGGTATAACTACTCTCTCCTTCAACTTTTTTCACCTCCTTCTATTTCGGCTTCCCGCAACATAAGATCTTCGTTTTCTGCGCAGCCTACGGCTACCACACTCCTCGCCTCCAACCACGTCCTCTGCCCATCCCCATTCCAAAATGCCCGCCAACAGTTGGAGCATTTGTCTCCTTAAGCTCCCCTCTCTTATATTTTTCAACAACTTCCCTCACAGTTCCAGCCGCACCTGTTACAATTTTTATCCCTGCAGCCGACAGAGCTTGAAAAGCGTTAGGCCCTACAGATCCAGTTATAACCACTTTAACCCCTTTATTCGCTATGATTTGTGCTGCTTGTATTCCAGCGCCACCCATTGCGCTTGAAGCGGGATTTGGAACAGCCTCAAACTGCATAGTTTCCGAATCCACTATAATGAAGTATGGGCATCGCCCAAATCTTGGATCTACGGGCGCGTCTAAGCTATCTGCTGTCGCAGATACGCAAATCCTCATTCAACTATTCCTCCTCTGATCATCCTTTTTTATTATTGATCTCGGCAAAAGTGTGATGGGTTAAGCTTCCCTCCTCATCTTTATACGTACCAATACGCATTTCGGCTTTTTTAAACATTTAATTCACCTCTTTAACGTTCTCATTTCCAGTCTCCTTAGGTGTGATTGGTTTAAGCGGGGTCCAAAAGGGTCTCCACTCCTCCGAATACTTTTCGATTTTCTTAACGATGTCCATGAAGGCTTTTGAGGCTGGTGATTCTGGATGCCTAACTATGAAGGGGTTTCCGTCATCCGAGTCCACGCATATCTCTGGGTCTATTGGTATACCTCCTAAGAATGGGACATCTAACTCTTCGGCGATCTTTCGTCCACCACCTGTTTTGAATATGTTTACTTCTGCTCCACATTTTGGACAAACAAAACCGCTCATGTTTTCAACGATGCCAATCACCGGGATATTCAACTTCCTAGCGAACGTCACAGCTTTTTTAACAACAATCTGGGAAACTTCTGATGGTATAGTTACTATAACAACGCCTTCCATGTCTGGGATAAGTTGCATGATGCTTAAGGGCTCGTCGCCTGTTCCTGGAGGAAGATCTACAAAAAGGAAGTCGAGTTCTCCCCAAGTTATATCGGAGAGAAACTGTTGGATAGCCCTCATCTTTAAAGGCCCCCGCCAGATTACTGGCGAGTCGTCGCTTGGAAGTAGAAAGTCCATAGAAACCACCTTTATTCCCAGTGGTCCAATAACGGGAAATATTATCCCAGCAGGGAGAACCTGAAGCCTCTGCCCTCTCAAGCCGAGCATTTTCGGAATGCTTGGGCCGTGAATATCAGCATCGAGGATACCAACGCGGTTTGCCTGGGCTTGCATTGCAAAAGCCATCGCAAGATTTACTGTCACGGTACTTTTTCCAACACCACCTTTCCCGCTTATAATAGCTATTTTATGCTTGATCTTACTTATATTCTGCTTTAGCCTCTGCTGCTCTTCCCACATCTCCTTTCGCTGATCTGTGCAATCACTTCTTTTAGAACATGATTCGCACTTGCCGTCACATTCAGCGCTCATATTGATTCCTCTAATGCGCTTGCTACATAAACTATATTAATACTTTGTGTTTAGAAAATAAACAGATGACTAAGCGTTGGATGAAGTTGATAGAAGGATAATCGCCCAACTTCAAATGGATGGTAGAGCTACTCTAAAAGAGCTAGCCAAGAGTGTTGAGTTTACAAGCACGGGAGTAAAGAAGAGGCTTCAAAGGCTTATCCAACAAAACGGCATAAAAGTGACCACTTTAATTAACCCTTTCTTTTTCAAACTTTACCCTGCTGTTGTCCTTTTAGAGATGGAAAGCGCAGAAGCGATGCAAAAACTTCTTGAACGCTTCAAAGACTGCCCAAGAGTAATCAACATATTCAAAACAATAGGCGGCTACAACCTAATAGCCCTAGTTGTAGCAGAAAACCAAGACACACTAGAGAGCATATCCATAGAGAAATGCTCACTGAGAAGCAGCGCAGGCATACGTAGATCAGAATTCTACCCTATCGGCGAAGTCTATTTTACGCCATTCCTTCAAGTACGGGAGCACCTAACCCACAAAGAGAAAGAGAAAGCACCATGCAACGTGGACTGCAAACCCTGCAGACGCTACATAAACAATAAGTGCGTTGGATGTCCAGCAACGGAACATTATAAAGGAACATTATAAGAAGTTTCAGCGCACCCAAACGACCTTAGTTCGCGTGAACCAAAGGTTGGCGTTCGCAAATATTCGATAAAGGACAATGCTACATGGAAGTATTCTACTTGTCACGTGCGTTTCTGGGCTGTGCTTACAAAAAGAGTCACCTATGTGAATGCATCAATACAAGCAGAAAAGCTTGAAAGATCGAGAAAAGTGTCTAAAGATAAGGAAAGACATATAACAAGCCATCTCTAGACCCAACACTATGGACCTAAATACTATTAGAGAAAAGTATCCAAATCTTTGGGTCGCTACGCGGGTGTTAAAGAGAGATGAGAATGGTCAACCTATTGACTTTGAGTTGTTAACTGTGGGTCCTCACAGGATTGCTGTCAGAGAAAGAGCCCTTAATGAAAATGATGCTTGCTTTTTCTCTACAGGTGACGTATTTCGAGAAGGGTGGTTGGTGATACTATGACCAAGGTTGTCATACCGTTTAAGGATGCTCCAACACTATTTATTCAGATAGTTGGTAAAAACGGTAAGCGAAGAGAATTAAGGGCTATTATAGACCCCGCTGCACAGTACGTCATAATACCGAAAGTTGATGCATTGCAGCTAGGCTATGAACCTGCGTATAAAGAGATGTTGGTTGGCTTATCTGAAGAAGTTGGGTATTTACTTGCGTACACCATAGCTGGTCCAATTGAGGTGTTAGATATCATGATAGATGAGATAAGAGTGGGTGATTTGGTGGTCAAGAATGTTATGGCGCTACCTTACGACGTGCCAATGGAGACGGGTGTGGATGTAGTGCTGGGACATAGTTTCCTTAGTAAGCTTAAAACAGTTATTATTGACTACGAGAAGAAGCAGCTGGTACTAGAAGATTCTCCTCAGCAGCAAACTGAAGATAAAGAAAAGAAGGAGGCTACAGTTTAGTATAGAGATTTTAATGTAGACATTCTACTAGAGCTTTAGGGATCTGTAAGGCAATTTCTAAGACACGTGTTGCGGTTGTTGGGTTAGCGAGCTTCCCAGCTAATCTATTGGTTTTAGCTGCTATTATAGCTGCTTTCTCAACCTCTAAACCACTGTAGATTAGGGCTGACACTATTCCTGTTATTGTGTCTCCTGTACCTCCTATGGGTTCAAGTGTTGGTATATTTGGTTGATCTATGACTGCAAGTATTTTCCCTTCTTTGGCTATATAGTCTTTAGCCCCTTTCACTAGCAGGACTCTGGGTACATTGCCTTGTTTGTAGGCTTGCTCAATCAGACCTGGTATGTTAGTTGTGTCAGATTCAAAGAGGTAATGTTGTATGTATGCTGGGTGTGTCGCCCTAGGGTCTGCAAGGAATGCCATTTCTCCTGGGTCTGGTGTGAATAGATCGAATTCTTTTGCTGCTTTGATGGATTTCATAACGTACATTGAGCCTGCGTCGGCTATAAGAGCAGGCTTTACTTCTTTTATTGAGACCATCATGTTCTTTGCTAAGAGGATGATAGGAAGAAGGTAGTGTAGAGTAAGGACTTTGGGTTTGATGGTTTTTATGTTACTTGCTAAGTGCTGGTATATGATTCTGCTTCCGACACCATCGCCTATATCTCCTGCTGTGACCCAAACCGGAGGGGCTACGCCTAGTGTTTGGCACGTTAGGTGTGATGCGAAAAATAGTGCTGCTGTGCCCATAGTGCAGGGTATTCTCTGTTCACCTAAGATCAGCATGTTACATTCGATCTTAGGAGTGCCTACATAGAGAGGTAGGTCTTTAATTGGGACTGTACCTACTATAACTAGACTCATAGAGTCTTAAAGCCTCCTCAAACGCTCTATCAAGGCATAAGGCGCAGAGGGTGAAGCCTACGTCTCTTGGCTTAGGGGCTTCTGAAAGCTTCTTCCCCACCAGCTCGATGTAGAGATAGGGTACGTCTGGGCAACCCCCACCAGATATGTTACGTATAACACCTGATCCTTTTTCGAATGTTATCTTCAGCGCTCCACACCTAACCATAACTGAGTCACCAAAGTCAAAGACCTTAACGGCATCAAGTGTCTTGGTTGTAGCAGCGTCGATTGAAATTATTTCTGAGTATTTTATCTTGTTGATTGAGAGAAGACGCTGTATGCTTATCTGCTCATTTATATTGAATTCCACACCCAAGTCGCAGCCTCTTCGAAACTCTGGAGGAGGAACTACGAGTTTTACATCGTGGTTCGCTTTCTTTAGTATAGCTTCTGCTTTGAACGCTTGTCTAACTTCTTCGAATGTGATCAGACCTCTACTGCTCAACCGAAAGTGGCACCGCCACATCTGCTTCATAAAATCTACTATTTTTAGATACCTAGGGCGTTTATGATCAAATATATTATTGGTATTCCCACCCAGAAGCCTATTACATACGCTACTGAACTTAGATTACCCTCTGCTGCCATAACGTGGTTGCGCATTGGACAGCCTCCCATCGCTACTGAGAAGAAACCTATACCAAATCCTCCTACGATGCCAACAATTAGAACGGATAGCAGATCTTTTGCTTTAACTATACTTCCGGGTATCGCTGCCAGGCCGTTAAATAGAGCCCAAGGGAAGTTGATTACTGTAAATGGGTCTGCTATTAACATTAAGATTATGTAGCCGACTAGTGCGCCGATGAAGAAGCCTGCAACACCCTTTAGGAGATGAGTGTCTTTAAATAGGTATAGGTCTCGGTACGCTCCCATAAAACATTGCCCAGTTCTTTGGAATAGGAAACCGGCTATAAAGCCGACGATTAATGTCGTGATGGCGAATGCGTATACCAACTTAACCACCCCCCGCTCTCTTCAGCAAAAGCTCCGAAGCCACAATCGCACCAACGATCATAGCGGCTATACCTACGAAGGCGATTACGTCTATGTATGCCGCTCTTAAGACGATCCGTATTGGGCAGGCGCCCAATATTGCTGCGAACGATGCTACCAAGAGACCGTAGATAAATGCAAGCACTGGGTTAACTGTCTTACGCACGTTAAATGACTTTGTGGAGATAGCTGAAAAGTATGCGCCTAGCAGAAGCCCCACTATAGTTAACGCAGGTATTACAGCTGAGATTGGAGCTGGTGTCATGAATGAAAAGACGTTCTTCATGAAGATGTTAACGATATCGCGAACATGGCAGAACATACAGAATCCATAGGCTACAGGCGCTAGCTTATATGCAGCTACACCTTCTACGGATTTAGGCATCAGATTGTAGACCGACTGAGCGAGCGCTGATAAAATTCCAACGATCAGTCCTGCTTGCCATGTTTTTACCCTAATTTTTTGGGACATAGTGTCTTACCCAACCTCTTATCTATTATTTAATCTTAACTATTATTTCATCTTAACTAAAAAAATAGGGGTATCAGAATAATCTAATGAATATATTCACGATATTACTGACAATCAGCCAGAAGAAGAGCACTCCACAATAGAAGCCTATTAAGTAGAAGATAGACATGCCGTTACCTGTGGTGGCATTAACGTGCTGCCTAAGTGGGCAGCCCTCAGCTAAGACGGAGAAGAATGCGTAACCTAAGCCACCAATCGCAGCGAGGATGAGTG
It encodes:
- a CDS encoding sugar kinase — encoded protein: MSLVIVGTVPIKDLPLYVGTPKIECNMLILGEQRIPCTMGTAALFFASHLTCQTLGVAPPVWVTAGDIGDGVGSRIIYQHLASNIKTIKPKVLTLHYLLPIILLAKNMMVSIKEVKPALIADAGSMYVMKSIKAAKEFDLFTPDPGEMAFLADPRATHPAYIQHYLFESDTTNIPGLIEQAYKQGNVPRVLLVKGAKDYIAKEGKILAVIDQPNIPTLEPIGGTGDTITGIVSALIYSGLEVEKAAIIAAKTNRLAGKLANPTTATRVLEIALQIPKALVECLH
- a CDS encoding DUF3343 domain-containing protein — protein: MSSRGLITFEEVRQAFKAEAILKKANHDVKLVVPPPEFRRGCDLGVEFNINEQISIQRLLSINKIKYSEIISIDAATTKTLDAVKVFDFGDSVMVRCGALKITFEKGSGVIRNISGGGCPDVPYLYIELVGKKLSEAPKPRDVGFTLCALCLDRAFEEALRLYESSYSRYSPN
- a CDS encoding transporter; amino-acid sequence: MVYAFAITTLIVGFIAGFLFQRTGQCFMGAYRDLYLFKDTHLLKGVAGFFIGALVGYIILMLIADPFTVINFPWALFNGLAAIPGSIVKAKDLLSVLIVGIVGGFGIGFFSVAMGGCPMRNHVMAAEGNLSSVAYVIGFWVGIPIIYLIINALGI
- a CDS encoding P-loop NTPase, which produces MKQITILSGKGGTGKTTITAAFAVLAKKAVVADCDVDAPDLHMLLHPEVLETKEFRGSKIAVIDEMECVKCDICREKCRFDAITQDLTVNPFSCEGCGVCTIVCPVKAVSLTERISGYAYISKIKYGFMVHALLNPGESNSGKLATVVRQNAKLLAEKEGSSLIIIDGPPGIGCPVIASVTGVDAALVVTEPTMSGIHDLERALQLLRYFNVRPFACVNMYDVNMDNASKISTFCEENGVEVVGNIPFNPVVTEAMVNGKAIVEYSPECDVAKEIAAIWDRLGAELLF
- a CDS encoding dinitrogenase iron-molybdenum cofactor biosynthesis protein encodes the protein MRICVSATADSLDAPVDPRFGRCPYFIIVDSETMQFEAVPNPASSAMGGAGIQAAQIIANKGVKVVITGSVGPNAFQALSAAGIKIVTGAAGTVREVVEKYKRGELKETNAPTVGGHFGMGMGRGRGWRRGVW
- a CDS encoding dinitrogenase iron-molybdenum cofactor; this translates as MKERVVIPAEDGNGLNARLSEHFGRAPYFIIVELEEGNILNVQVVPNEGEHFGGFGRPADRILQLGPNVVITYGMGPRALSIFQEAGIAILRASADTVKDVVEAYRQDKLEELTEGCHHARHR
- a CDS encoding AsnC family transcriptional regulator; translation: MDEVDRRIIAQLQMDGRATLKELAKSVEFTSTGVKKRLQRLIQQNGIKVTTLINPFFFKLYPAVVLLEMESAEAMQKLLERFKDCPRVINIFKTIGGYNLIALVVAENQDTLESISIEKCSLRSSAGIRRSEFYPIGEVYFTPFLQVREHLTHKEKEKAPCNVDCKPCRRYINNKCVGCPATEHYKGTL
- a CDS encoding Mrp/NBP35 family ATP-binding protein, translating into MSAECDGKCESCSKRSDCTDQRKEMWEEQQRLKQNISKIKHKIAIISGKGGVGKSTVTVNLAMAFAMQAQANRVGILDADIHGPSIPKMLGLRGQRLQVLPAGIIFPVIGPLGIKVVSMDFLLPSDDSPVIWRGPLKMRAIQQFLSDITWGELDFLFVDLPPGTGDEPLSIMQLIPDMEGVVIVTIPSEVSQIVVKKAVTFARKLNIPVIGIVENMSGFVCPKCGAEVNIFKTGGGRKIAEELDVPFLGGIPIDPEICVDSDDGNPFIVRHPESPASKAFMDIVKKIEKYSEEWRPFWTPLKPITPKETGNENVKEVN
- a CDS encoding cytochrome C, whose translation is MSQKIRVKTWQAGLIVGILSALAQSVYNLMPKSVEGVAAYKLAPVAYGFCMFCHVRDIVNIFMKNVFSFMTPAPISAVIPALTIVGLLLGAYFSAISTKSFNVRKTVNPVLAFIYGLLVASFAAILGACPIRIVLRAAYIDVIAFVGIAAMIVGAIVASELLLKRAGGG
- a CDS encoding P-loop NTPase, with product MIVAVASGKGGAGKTSVAVNLAISIGNAQLVDCDVEEPNAHLLLNPEITRAEPVCRLVPFVKEELCDYCGKCAAFCQYNAILALLERILVFPELCHGCGGCILICPKKAIEEGKNRIGVIKEGFTDDLKIVFGELEVGEPMAGPLIREVKKRLDKSRNVILDAPPGTSCPVVETVKGSDFCILVTEPTPFGLHDLKITVKVLEDMRIPHGVVVNRAGIGDKKVYEYCKGKGIPVLLEIPYLRKIAELYSRGVPFSLEMPEWADRFQELFEDIKGLVGS